A region from the Crocosphaera sp. UHCC 0190 genome encodes:
- a CDS encoding glycosyltransferase → MSNSTENLSTNPHFLPKVSVIIPIYNGEEDLPNLIDCLRSQTYPKDRVEYLLVNNNSSDRTPQILEKAAIDAQKIGITLKALNENQIQSSYAARNQGIRQATGDILAFTDADCRPIYQWIEALVQPFIDETIGIVVGELAALAGNSLLEKYAERYGVMSQKFLLEHSFLPYGQTANLAIRRSIFFQIGFFRPYLTTGGDADICWRIQQETDWKLTFSPAAIIRHRHRSNFKELRNQWQRYGQSNQYLHELYGVDLMREFTAKEVLYRLVRWAVKDLPRDTVKIIIGQGSPIDLIKMPIDLFSFYARNQGQKMAKLPEKAKEIEWL, encoded by the coding sequence ATGTCAAACTCGACAGAAAACCTATCTACCAACCCTCATTTTTTACCTAAAGTCTCGGTTATTATTCCCATTTATAATGGAGAAGAAGATTTGCCGAATTTAATTGATTGTTTAAGATCGCAAACCTATCCCAAAGACCGAGTTGAATATCTCTTGGTTAACAATAATAGCAGTGATCGCACTCCCCAAATTCTTGAAAAGGCTGCTATCGATGCTCAGAAAATTGGCATTACCCTTAAAGCTTTAAATGAAAACCAGATTCAAAGTTCCTATGCGGCCCGCAATCAAGGAATTCGTCAAGCAACCGGAGATATTTTAGCATTTACTGATGCTGATTGTCGTCCGATTTACCAATGGATAGAAGCATTGGTGCAACCATTTATTGATGAAACTATCGGTATTGTCGTGGGAGAATTAGCAGCTTTAGCTGGTAATAGTTTACTCGAAAAATACGCTGAACGCTATGGGGTGATGTCCCAAAAGTTTCTCTTAGAACATTCTTTTCTTCCCTATGGGCAAACAGCCAATTTAGCAATTCGTCGGTCTATATTTTTTCAAATTGGTTTTTTTCGTCCTTATTTAACAACAGGAGGAGATGCGGATATTTGTTGGCGAATTCAACAAGAAACTGACTGGAAATTAACTTTTTCACCTGCAGCAATTATTCGTCATCGTCATCGTTCCAATTTTAAAGAATTACGCAATCAATGGCAACGTTATGGTCAATCTAATCAATATTTACATGAATTATATGGAGTAGATTTAATGCGAGAATTTACGGCAAAAGAGGTCTTATATCGCCTCGTAAGATGGGCAGTTAAAGATTTACCAAGAGATACTGTTAAGATAATTATTGGCCAAGGTAGTCCCATTGATTTAATCAAAATGCCCATTGACTTATTTAGTTTTTATGCCAGAAATCAAGGACAAAAAATGGCTAAATTACCGGAAAAAGCGAAAGAGATTGAATGGTTATAA
- a CDS encoding recombinase family protein, which yields MKIFAYIYSDPLLESSDNLSTHNLRFDQIYHDMGERDQLQTLLKDCQKNPPHYLGIRCLEELGNSWEEITKYWQQLTSLGILIILIESDDNRDKLFKKQPLHIDLNSSELQEKIQQNQYRLKRQKGQAINRIKALPPPGKAPYGYRRGKDRYILDRSTSPVVKDFFEQFLLFGSLRGAVDYLEKRYGKKIAVSTGSRWLTNPVYRGDLAYQNNEIISDTHTPIISREEAAQIDRLLRRNRQLPSRTASAARSLAGLIICQNCQQPMTITQVTQRNKKQTYLYIRPKNCPTKPQCQSLIYQDVLNKTIEYICLNFPERVKEFNLTNLALLKEEIQQKIQKKQTIIEQLKDLVTTEILDEQTAQIREYKLKVEISKLRSQLAQLPPENLKNIADAVSLPRFWQDLSEAERRFYFREFIRQIQINQIGKNSWELEIVFIF from the coding sequence ATGAAAATTTTTGCCTATATATATAGTGATCCATTATTAGAATCTTCTGATAATTTATCAACTCATAATCTCAGGTTTGATCAAATTTATCATGATATGGGGGAACGTGATCAGTTACAAACCCTGTTAAAAGATTGTCAAAAAAATCCTCCTCATTATTTAGGTATTCGTTGCTTAGAGGAATTAGGCAACTCTTGGGAAGAAATTACTAAATATTGGCAACAGTTAACCTCTCTTGGTATTTTAATTATTCTCATTGAATCTGATGATAATAGGGATAAATTATTTAAGAAACAACCGTTACATATTGATCTCAATTCTTCAGAATTACAGGAAAAAATTCAGCAAAATCAATATCGTTTAAAACGGCAAAAAGGACAGGCAATTAACCGTATTAAAGCCTTACCTCCCCCTGGAAAAGCCCCCTATGGTTATCGTCGAGGTAAAGATCGTTATATTCTTGATCGTAGTACCTCTCCCGTTGTTAAAGATTTTTTTGAACAGTTTTTATTATTTGGATCTCTAAGAGGAGCAGTTGATTATTTAGAGAAAAGATATGGTAAAAAAATTGCAGTTTCAACGGGTAGTCGTTGGTTAACAAATCCCGTTTATCGAGGAGATTTAGCCTATCAAAATAATGAGATTATTTCTGATACTCATACCCCCATTATTTCACGGGAAGAAGCAGCACAAATTGACCGTTTATTGCGACGAAATCGTCAATTACCCTCTCGAACTGCCAGTGCTGCTCGTTCTTTGGCAGGATTAATTATCTGTCAAAACTGTCAACAACCAATGACTATTACGCAAGTCACTCAGAGAAATAAAAAACAAACTTATCTGTATATTCGTCCGAAAAATTGTCCCACTAAACCGCAATGTCAATCCCTTATTTATCAAGATGTTTTAAACAAAACCATTGAATATATTTGTCTAAATTTTCCCGAAAGAGTAAAAGAATTTAACCTGACGAATCTTGCTCTTCTTAAAGAAGAAATACAACAGAAAATACAGAAAAAACAAACAATTATTGAACAACTTAAGGATTTAGTTACGACAGAAATTCTCGATGAGCAAACCGCCCAAATTAGAGAGTATAAACTGAAGGTAGAAATTAGCAAATTACGTTCTCAACTTGCACAATTACCCCCAGAAAATCTGAAAAATATTGCCGATGCTGTGTCCTTACCGAGATTTTGGCAAGACTTATCAGAAGCAGAAAGACGCTTTTATTTTCGTGAATTTATTCGTCAGATTCAGATTAATCAAATTGGGAAAAATTCCTGGGAATTAGAGATAGTATTTATTTTTTAA
- a CDS encoding nucleotidyltransferase family protein, which yields MNEIAAVILAGGYGTRVKHLLPNIPKPMAPVSGKPFLEWIIRYLKQQGITQVVVSTGYLGEVIEEHFQQQKVKEMDIYCCREEQPLGTAGGFLNAVNQSKLSPQAWLVMNGDSLIVAQFKQLSHYLKDDAVDGVILGVSVDDASRYGSLVIDSAGNLVSFAEKKAGQGIINGGVYLFRHQLLKQFPSGFPLSFEYDVFPTLLEEKIKVKVHSIQAPFLDIGTPETLPKAEAFIQENFNYLRELC from the coding sequence ATGAATGAGATTGCAGCAGTTATATTAGCGGGAGGTTATGGAACCAGGGTTAAACACCTACTTCCTAATATACCAAAACCCATGGCTCCGGTGTCAGGTAAACCCTTTTTAGAGTGGATTATTAGGTATCTCAAACAACAAGGAATTACCCAAGTAGTTGTATCAACAGGTTATTTAGGGGAAGTAATTGAGGAACATTTTCAACAGCAAAAAGTCAAAGAAATGGACATTTATTGTTGTCGAGAAGAACAACCTTTAGGGACAGCAGGAGGATTTTTAAATGCTGTTAATCAGAGTAAGCTATCTCCTCAAGCTTGGTTAGTAATGAATGGAGATTCCTTAATTGTAGCCCAATTTAAACAACTTTCTCATTATTTAAAAGATGATGCCGTCGATGGAGTAATCTTAGGAGTATCAGTGGATGATGCCTCTCGCTATGGTTCTTTAGTTATTGATTCAGCAGGAAATCTGGTCAGTTTTGCGGAAAAAAAAGCAGGACAAGGTATCATTAATGGTGGCGTATATTTGTTTCGGCATCAACTATTGAAACAATTTCCTTCAGGGTTTCCCTTGAGTTTTGAATATGATGTTTTTCCGACATTACTTGAGGAGAAGATCAAGGTTAAAGTTCATAGCATTCAAGCCCCATTTTTAGATATTGGAACCCCTGAAACATTGCCAAAAGCTGAAGCATTTATCCAAGAAAACTTTAATTATCTCAGAGAGCTATGTTAA
- the ispD gene encoding 2-C-methyl-D-erythritol 4-phosphate cytidylyltransferase produces MYLLIPAAGLGKRMGSDRNKLLLTLLGKPLLTWTLLAAEASQTIRWIGIIGQPYDFPEFKSMLSTISLSKPVELIQGGKTRQASVFKGLKALPMEAKQVLIHDGARCLVTGDLLDKCASELSHCQGLIAAIPVKDTIKVVDSNYLIQDTPNRDNLWAAQTPQGFDVNLLKDCHEKGYQLGWAVTDDAALFEKCQLPVKIVQGEETNLKVTTPVDLAIAEFILKQRL; encoded by the coding sequence ATGTATTTATTAATTCCTGCTGCTGGATTAGGAAAACGTATGGGAAGTGATCGCAATAAACTTCTCCTCACTCTTTTAGGAAAACCTCTGTTAACTTGGACATTGTTAGCGGCTGAAGCTTCTCAAACAATTCGCTGGATTGGTATTATTGGACAGCCCTATGATTTCCCTGAATTTAAGTCCATGTTATCAACTATTTCTTTAAGTAAACCTGTTGAATTAATTCAAGGAGGAAAAACTCGTCAAGCCTCTGTATTTAAAGGATTAAAAGCCCTACCAATGGAAGCTAAACAGGTTTTAATTCATGATGGGGCAAGATGTTTAGTCACGGGTGATTTATTAGATAAATGTGCTTCAGAATTATCCCATTGTCAGGGATTAATTGCCGCTATTCCAGTTAAAGATACCATTAAAGTGGTTGATAGTAATTATTTGATTCAAGATACTCCTAATCGGGATAATTTATGGGCGGCTCAAACCCCCCAAGGATTTGATGTAAACTTATTAAAAGATTGTCATGAAAAAGGCTATCAATTAGGATGGGCAGTAACGGATGATGCCGCTTTGTTTGAAAAATGTCAGCTACCCGTTAAAATTGTCCAAGGAGAAGAAACCAATTTAAAAGTAACAACCCCCGTTGATTTGGCCATTGCTGAATTTATTCTTAAACAGCGATTATAA
- a CDS encoding serine acetyltransferase, with protein MKSFLRKILFFLGIIGVFPLLIPFILTTEQKIIKADVERWQDCLGWEQRPIIIQLLALLKEAKEFRNLYYLRLFKGNFLGRFWMYLLKTIYRKCPYFFLDSSCNIGPGLFIQHGFSTIIMADMGANCWVNQQVTIGYKDKTGRPQIGDNVRITAGAKVIGNICLGNNITVGANAVVIKNVPDNCVVVGVPAYIIKRDGVKVKEEL; from the coding sequence ATGAAAAGCTTTCTCAGAAAAATCCTCTTTTTTTTAGGAATTATTGGTGTTTTTCCTCTCTTAATTCCTTTTATTTTAACCACAGAACAAAAAATAATTAAAGCTGATGTTGAACGTTGGCAGGATTGTTTGGGTTGGGAACAACGCCCGATTATAATTCAATTACTCGCTCTTTTAAAAGAAGCGAAAGAATTTAGAAACCTATATTATTTACGTTTGTTCAAAGGAAACTTCTTGGGACGATTTTGGATGTATTTACTGAAAACAATTTATCGAAAATGTCCCTACTTTTTTCTAGATAGTTCCTGTAATATTGGCCCAGGATTATTTATTCAACATGGTTTTAGTACGATTATCATGGCAGATATGGGGGCAAATTGTTGGGTAAATCAACAAGTTACTATTGGTTATAAAGATAAAACGGGACGACCCCAAATTGGAGATAATGTGAGAATTACCGCAGGTGCTAAAGTGATTGGTAATATTTGTTTAGGGAATAATATTACGGTGGGAGCGAATGCTGTTGTTATTAAAAATGTTCCCGATAATTGTGTGGTTGTTGGGGTTCCTGCTTATATTATTAAACGTGATGGAGTCAAAGTTAAGGAAGAGTTGTAA
- a CDS encoding GHMP kinase, translating to MLISRAPVRISFFGGGTDYPEYFLQQGGAVLATAIDKFSYVTASPFPSHLFDYSMRVSYRKVELVKTVEEIEHKVYRECLKFCGLEKDIELHNVADLPAFTGLGSSSAFTVSLLQALHSFKGEFVKPLDLAYEAIYVERHLVNDRVGCQDQLMSAMGGFNLVEFRTEEDIIVNRVAISPQRLAEFESHIFIVFTGIKRRASQVVEQQLKRVADNTETLKKMRKMVDQGWDILTSNQPLSAFGELLHQAWVAKRSLDTVISNPEIDHLYQLGKESGAWGGKLLGAGAGGFMLFFAPPEVHPQLQKAFVNHQVLSVKINAPGSQIIFS from the coding sequence ATGTTAATTTCACGCGCACCCGTTAGAATCAGCTTTTTTGGTGGAGGAACAGACTATCCTGAGTATTTTTTACAACAGGGTGGAGCCGTTTTAGCTACAGCCATTGATAAGTTTTCTTATGTGACAGCAAGTCCTTTTCCCAGTCATTTATTTGACTATTCAATGCGCGTATCTTATCGCAAAGTTGAGTTAGTTAAAACCGTCGAAGAAATTGAACACAAAGTGTATCGTGAATGCTTAAAATTTTGTGGTTTAGAAAAAGACATTGAATTACATAATGTGGCTGATTTACCTGCTTTTACAGGATTAGGTTCTTCCTCAGCCTTTACTGTCTCTTTACTCCAGGCTTTACATAGTTTTAAAGGGGAATTTGTGAAACCATTAGACTTAGCTTATGAAGCCATTTATGTTGAGCGTCATCTGGTTAATGATCGGGTTGGTTGTCAAGATCAATTAATGTCAGCCATGGGAGGATTTAACTTAGTAGAATTTAGAACAGAAGAGGATATTATTGTTAATCGTGTGGCTATTTCTCCCCAACGGCTTGCTGAATTTGAATCCCATATTTTTATTGTATTTACGGGTATTAAACGGCGGGCATCTCAAGTTGTTGAACAACAATTAAAACGAGTGGCTGATAATACTGAAACCCTCAAAAAAATGCGTAAAATGGTTGATCAAGGTTGGGATATTCTCACCAGTAATCAACCTCTTTCTGCGTTTGGAGAATTATTACATCAAGCTTGGGTGGCTAAACGTAGTTTAGATACAGTTATCTCTAACCCAGAAATCGATCATCTTTATCAATTAGGCAAAGAATCAGGAGCTTGGGGTGGTAAATTATTAGGAGCAGGAGCAGGAGGATTTATGTTATTTTTTGCTCCGCCAGAAGTCCATCCTCAGCTACAAAAAGCCTTTGTAAATCATCAGGTACTTTCAGTTAAAATTAATGCCCCAGGTTCTCAAATTATTTTCTCATAA
- a CDS encoding DUF1802 family protein — translation MLTPLIHALKEWDIAVNALEKGQTILLLRKGGIREAGGHFKINYNPILLYPTYEHQKPDLLKSAYQTSVTPVPSGWHPDTIPIKSWANITKVFQIQESVKVNLLLPYHIWTEKFAEERFNWQPGQPLFLLLLRVYLLPKPVLISYSDKYGGCRSWIQLNHSIILEGSQEVFNDADYDKKVAEIETIL, via the coding sequence ATGTTAACTCCCCTAATTCATGCTTTAAAAGAATGGGATATTGCCGTTAATGCCCTAGAAAAAGGACAAACAATTTTGCTACTGCGTAAGGGTGGAATTCGAGAAGCCGGCGGTCATTTTAAAATCAATTACAATCCGATTTTATTATACCCTACCTATGAACACCAAAAACCGGATTTATTAAAGTCAGCTTATCAGACTTCAGTAACCCCTGTGCCTTCGGGTTGGCATCCTGATACCATTCCCATTAAAAGTTGGGCTAATATTACTAAGGTTTTTCAAATTCAAGAATCTGTTAAAGTAAACCTTTTATTACCCTACCATATTTGGACAGAAAAATTTGCTGAAGAACGATTTAATTGGCAACCTGGGCAACCCCTTTTTCTATTGTTATTACGGGTTTATTTATTACCGAAACCTGTTTTAATTTCTTATAGCGATAAATATGGGGGATGTCGTTCTTGGATTCAACTCAATCACTCAATTATATTAGAAGGAAGTCAAGAGGTGTTTAATGATGCCGACTATGATAAAAAAGTAGCAGAAATTGAGACAATACTTTAG
- a CDS encoding pyruvate kinase, producing MSKIDFYQETLTQEQLASPHILLKVLQSVRHAVVRDGSAIFEQWRSLIERKAFIPSSINLAYYLAFRRHDMREIQLSLIPWGLSSLGQIEARVLPNLDGVIATLGALCGQDPTLLPKHPPLRAFFEGDRLLKSHTDEVFGHADESRQVRIMVTLPTTAATDFELILDLIKRGTDCFRINCAHDTQTEWQAMINHIREAEKVLGKTCKILMDLGGPKIRLNHVLLPNSKKRIHQGDGLLLTRNEPETPDEMYFQASCTLPEIFDQLTIGETVWIDDGHIGATVEELMPEGALLRINHARSKGEKLKDDKGINFPDTTLDLNPLTEKDRQDLDFVATHADLIGYSFVQKANDIEILQWELKNRLGKDWQKVAIIAKIETPTAVKNLPELIIHGAGKQPFGVMIARGDLAVEIGYQRLAEIQEEILWLCQAAHVPVIWATQVLENLVKNSIPSRAEMTDAAMAERAECVMLNKGKFVGEAVTTLDGVLSRMEAHQSKKTPQLRALHSW from the coding sequence ATGTCGAAAATAGATTTTTACCAAGAAACCTTAACACAAGAACAACTCGCTTCCCCTCATATTTTACTCAAAGTGTTGCAATCTGTGCGTCATGCTGTTGTCAGGGACGGAAGCGCAATTTTTGAACAATGGCGATCGCTGATTGAACGAAAAGCATTTATCCCTAGTTCCATTAATTTGGCCTACTATTTAGCCTTCCGTCGCCATGATATGCGAGAAATTCAATTATCCTTAATACCTTGGGGACTTTCCTCCCTTGGACAAATTGAAGCGCGAGTTTTACCCAATTTAGATGGAGTCATTGCCACTTTAGGGGCCTTGTGTGGCCAAGATCCGACATTGTTACCGAAACATCCTCCCCTCAGAGCATTTTTTGAAGGCGATCGCCTCCTAAAAAGTCATACCGATGAAGTTTTTGGTCATGCAGATGAAAGCCGTCAAGTCCGCATCATGGTTACGTTACCCACAACGGCCGCCACTGATTTTGAGTTAATCTTAGACTTAATTAAACGGGGAACTGACTGTTTCAGAATTAATTGCGCCCACGACACCCAAACAGAATGGCAAGCCATGATCAATCATATCCGTGAAGCGGAAAAAGTTCTGGGAAAAACTTGTAAAATTTTGATGGATTTAGGGGGTCCAAAAATCAGGTTGAATCATGTTTTATTGCCAAATAGCAAAAAGCGTATTCATCAAGGAGATGGTCTTTTATTAACAAGAAATGAGCCAGAAACACCCGATGAAATGTATTTCCAAGCAAGTTGTACCCTGCCTGAAATTTTCGATCAACTGACAATTGGAGAAACAGTTTGGATTGATGATGGTCATATAGGGGCAACCGTTGAAGAGTTAATGCCAGAAGGAGCATTATTACGAATTAATCATGCCCGTTCCAAAGGAGAAAAATTAAAAGATGATAAGGGAATTAATTTTCCTGATACCACATTAGATCTTAACCCTTTAACGGAAAAAGATCGCCAAGATCTTGATTTTGTGGCGACTCATGCTGATCTAATTGGTTACTCATTTGTCCAAAAAGCCAATGATATTGAAATATTGCAATGGGAATTAAAAAATCGCCTCGGAAAAGATTGGCAAAAAGTAGCAATAATCGCTAAAATTGAAACTCCTACTGCGGTCAAAAATCTACCAGAATTAATCATTCATGGGGCCGGAAAACAACCCTTTGGTGTAATGATTGCTAGAGGAGATTTAGCCGTTGAAATTGGTTATCAAAGGTTAGCTGAAATACAAGAAGAAATTCTCTGGTTATGTCAAGCGGCCCATGTTCCAGTCATTTGGGCCACTCAAGTCTTAGAAAATTTAGTCAAAAACAGTATTCCTTCTCGTGCAGAAATGACTGATGCAGCGATGGCAGAACGAGCAGAATGTGTCATGTTAAATAAAGGGAAATTTGTCGGAGAAGCTGTGACGACTTTAGATGGGGTTTTATCTAGAATGGAGGCCCATCAATCGAAAAAAACCCCTCAGTTAAGGGCTTTACATTCCTGGTAA
- the glgX gene encoding glycogen debranching protein GlgX, giving the protein MTLKSLPGESYPLGATFEKDGKNGVNFCLFSKHATLIELLLFDEPNAPQPSEIIPLDPKINRTNYYWHVFIPGLTAGQVYAYRVHGPYDLENGYRFNPNKVLLDPYGKAIVGSSIYNREAAVELGDNCAQALRNVVVDNETYDWEGDWAEHPRLRTPYASSVIYEMHVGGFTRHPNSGVSPEKRGTFAGLIEKIPYLKSLGITAVELLPVHYFDPEDAMKGLTNYWGYSTISFFAPYHPYSSDQSPLGPLNEFRDMVKALHKAGIEVILDVVFNHTAEGDERGPTLCFRGIDNETYYILEKNKAHYKNYSGCGNTFRGNHPIVSRLILECLRYWVSEMHIDGFRFDLASVLARDASGSPLEEWKTYAPDILWVIESDPVLAGTKLIAEAWDAAGLYDVGRFVELADWFSEWNGPFRDDVRRFMRGDDGMVPCLAARILGSPDIYHRMDIDINRSINFITCHDGFTLNDLVSYNEKHNLANLENNRDGANDNYSWNCGIEGETNEPEIEALRLQQIKNLLTILFLSQGTPMILMGDEVRRTQRGNNNGYCQDNQLSWFDWDAVEKEYDLWCFIRRLIHFIQGLELFRQEGRLEVTYASLHHPHISWHGMKLGQPDWSSYSHCLAFSLRHPEADEYLHVMFNAYWEPVEFELPLLGHGDCWYRIIDTALPLNQTFCELESASQVTRESYPVQARSCVVLMVNPIS; this is encoded by the coding sequence ATGACCCTGAAATCCCTTCCTGGTGAAAGTTACCCCCTAGGTGCTACTTTTGAAAAAGACGGTAAAAATGGGGTTAATTTTTGCCTTTTTTCTAAACACGCCACACTTATAGAATTACTGTTATTTGATGAACCCAACGCCCCCCAACCCAGTGAAATTATCCCGTTAGATCCCAAAATCAATCGAACCAATTACTATTGGCACGTTTTCATCCCTGGACTCACCGCAGGACAAGTTTACGCTTACCGAGTCCATGGCCCCTATGATCTCGAAAACGGTTATCGCTTCAATCCTAACAAAGTTCTCTTAGATCCTTATGGCAAAGCGATTGTGGGATCTTCGATTTATAATCGAGAAGCAGCAGTCGAGCTAGGGGATAATTGCGCCCAAGCCTTGCGAAACGTCGTTGTTGATAACGAAACCTACGACTGGGAAGGAGACTGGGCAGAACATCCCCGTTTACGAACCCCCTATGCGAGTAGTGTTATTTATGAAATGCACGTCGGAGGTTTCACTCGTCATCCTAATTCTGGGGTATCTCCTGAAAAAAGGGGAACCTTTGCCGGATTAATCGAAAAAATTCCCTATCTCAAAAGTTTAGGCATTACAGCCGTTGAATTACTCCCCGTTCATTATTTTGATCCCGAAGATGCCATGAAGGGCCTCACCAACTATTGGGGATATAGTACCATCAGCTTTTTTGCCCCCTATCATCCCTATAGTTCCGATCAAAGTCCCCTCGGCCCCCTCAATGAATTTCGGGACATGGTAAAAGCCTTACATAAAGCGGGAATTGAAGTGATCCTTGATGTGGTGTTTAACCATACAGCAGAAGGAGATGAACGGGGGCCAACCCTCTGTTTTCGGGGCATAGACAATGAAACCTATTACATTTTAGAGAAAAATAAAGCCCATTACAAAAACTATAGTGGTTGTGGTAACACCTTTCGGGGCAATCATCCCATTGTCAGTCGTCTCATTTTAGAGTGTTTGCGCTATTGGGTGTCAGAAATGCACATCGATGGGTTTCGCTTTGATCTCGCCTCTGTTTTGGCGCGAGATGCCTCTGGAAGTCCCCTAGAAGAGTGGAAAACTTATGCTCCTGATATTTTATGGGTGATTGAATCTGACCCCGTTTTAGCCGGGACTAAATTAATTGCAGAAGCGTGGGATGCTGCGGGACTCTATGATGTGGGGCGGTTTGTGGAATTAGCGGACTGGTTTTCGGAATGGAATGGGCCATTTCGGGATGATGTCCGTCGTTTCATGAGAGGTGATGATGGGATGGTTCCCTGTTTAGCGGCCCGAATTTTAGGTAGTCCCGATATCTATCACCGTATGGATATTGACATTAACCGCAGTATTAATTTTATTACTTGTCACGATGGATTTACCCTCAATGATTTGGTTTCTTATAACGAAAAACACAATCTAGCAAACCTCGAAAACAACCGCGATGGTGCGAATGATAATTATAGTTGGAATTGTGGGATTGAAGGGGAAACAAATGAGCCTGAAATTGAAGCATTGCGACTCCAACAAATTAAAAATCTGCTGACCATTCTCTTTTTATCCCAAGGAACCCCGATGATTTTAATGGGGGATGAGGTGAGACGGACTCAACGGGGAAATAATAATGGTTATTGTCAGGATAATCAGTTAAGTTGGTTTGATTGGGATGCGGTTGAAAAAGAATATGATTTGTGGTGTTTTATTCGACGCTTAATTCACTTTATCCAAGGATTAGAATTATTTCGTCAAGAGGGACGGTTAGAAGTCACTTATGCTAGTCTTCATCATCCCCATATTAGTTGGCATGGCATGAAATTGGGTCAACCAGACTGGTCTTCTTATTCCCATTGTTTGGCCTTTAGTTTGCGTCATCCTGAGGCTGATGAATATTTGCACGTGATGTTTAATGCCTATTGGGAACCTGTCGAGTTTGAATTACCACTTTTGGGCCATGGAGACTGTTGGTATCGCATTATTGATACGGCTTTACCCTTGAATCAAACCTTTTGTGAGTTAGAGTCCGCTTCTCAAGTTACAAGGGAAAGTTATCCCGTTCAAGCTCGGTCTTGTGTTGTTTTGATGGTTAATCCTATATCTTGA
- a CDS encoding PAP/fibrillin family protein, translating into MNNRIAIKETLLNTIERQKKTYQIRIGSPITDIKIKAEAKQKIDELTQSLEAVNPNLYPLLYSPNLLDGVWQLQYATAGEIRRLSSLKYGLKVGPIYQVIDLQSQSFFNQAFVQHRLGLISGYVLVTAIFEPAKDDSSPLPNDTLNINFKRRYLAITNMAQISTPNLDPFKVVPANNPKQRVPSFKITYLDEDLRIGRGGDGGLYILSKSPDATAIQAYYRFIQ; encoded by the coding sequence TTGAATAATCGAATTGCCATTAAAGAAACCCTTCTTAACACGATTGAGCGACAAAAAAAAACCTATCAAATTAGAATCGGTTCACCGATTACAGATATAAAAATTAAGGCTGAAGCTAAACAAAAAATTGATGAATTAACCCAGTCTTTAGAAGCAGTAAATCCCAATTTATATCCCTTATTGTATAGCCCAAATCTACTTGATGGGGTTTGGCAGTTACAATATGCAACTGCCGGAGAAATTCGTCGTTTATCTTCTCTGAAGTATGGGTTAAAAGTTGGGCCTATTTATCAAGTTATTGATCTTCAGAGTCAGTCTTTCTTTAATCAAGCATTTGTTCAACATCGTTTAGGTTTAATTTCTGGTTATGTTTTAGTGACAGCTATCTTTGAACCTGCCAAAGATGATTCATCACCCCTTCCCAATGACACCCTTAATATTAATTTTAAAAGGCGTTACCTTGCTATTACTAATATGGCTCAAATTAGTACCCCAAATCTTGATCCATTTAAAGTGGTTCCTGCTAATAATCCTAAACAAAGAGTGCCGAGTTTTAAAATCACTTATTTAGATGAAGATTTAAGGATTGGCCGGGGAGGAGACGGAGGATTATACATTTTATCTAAATCACCTGATGCAACAGCAATTCAAGCTTACTATCGATTTATTCAATAG